The following are from one region of the Staphylococcus schleiferi genome:
- the rnpM gene encoding RNase P modulator RnpM gives MKKRKIPMRKCILSNEMKPKKDMIRVVQNKEGEISADATGKLPGRGAYVSKDIALIEQAQQAQKLEQFFKASQETLEPVYKEIIRLIYREEIPTK, from the coding sequence ATGAAAAAGAGAAAAATTCCTATGAGAAAGTGTATCTTATCAAATGAAATGAAACCTAAAAAAGATATGATCCGCGTCGTGCAAAATAAAGAAGGCGAAATATCTGCAGATGCAACTGGAAAATTACCAGGCCGTGGTGCTTATGTTTCAAAAGATATTGCGCTAATAGAACAGGCACAACAAGCACAAAAGTTAGAACAATTTTTTAAAGCGTCTCAAGAAACGTTAGAGCCAGTATATAAAGAAATTATTCGTCTAATTTATAGAGAAGAGATACCTACCAAATGA
- the dxr gene encoding 1-deoxy-D-xylulose-5-phosphate reductoisomerase, whose protein sequence is MKNIAILGASGSIGQQAIDVIARHPESFNLISFTVGKNIEFAIEVIEKFKPEIVAVQDEADVERLKPYHSHIVSGRQGLIDVSTYEKNDLVLNALLGSVGLEPTMKAIEAGKNIALANKETLVVAGKLVMAHAKRYGVDILPVDSEHAAIFQCLNGEDMHQIKNVTITASGGSFRELTREQLEHVTVEDALNHPNWSMGNKITIDSATMMNKGFEVIEAKWLFDLEIDQIKTILHKESIIHSMVEFVDTSVMAQLGTPDMRMPIQYAFTYPERIEHRAPSLDLAQVSQLHFQEMDLDRYRCLKFAYDALRIGGSMPVVLNAVNEVAVAKFLNHEITFLEIEHMIEREMAAHEVIPDPSLEEILEIDHYYKTKPYEV, encoded by the coding sequence ATGAAAAATATAGCAATATTAGGCGCGTCAGGTTCAATAGGTCAGCAAGCGATTGATGTGATTGCGCGTCATCCAGAATCATTTAACTTGATTAGTTTTACAGTTGGGAAAAATATTGAATTTGCAATTGAAGTGATTGAAAAGTTTAAACCAGAAATTGTTGCTGTTCAAGATGAAGCGGATGTTGAACGCTTAAAACCTTATCATTCTCATATAGTGAGTGGGCGTCAAGGATTAATCGATGTTTCAACATATGAGAAAAACGATTTAGTTTTAAATGCGCTACTGGGAAGTGTCGGGTTAGAGCCTACAATGAAAGCGATTGAAGCAGGGAAAAATATAGCACTTGCGAATAAAGAGACTTTAGTTGTGGCCGGAAAACTTGTCATGGCACATGCAAAGCGTTATGGTGTTGATATCCTTCCTGTAGATTCAGAGCATGCTGCAATTTTCCAATGTTTAAATGGCGAAGATATGCATCAAATTAAAAATGTTACAATTACTGCGAGTGGTGGTTCTTTCCGAGAGTTAACACGTGAACAACTAGAACATGTTACTGTCGAAGATGCATTGAACCACCCCAATTGGTCAATGGGGAATAAAATAACGATTGACTCTGCAACGATGATGAACAAAGGCTTTGAAGTGATTGAAGCAAAATGGTTGTTTGATTTGGAAATAGACCAAATTAAAACAATCTTGCATAAAGAGAGCATTATTCATTCAATGGTCGAATTCGTTGATACGAGTGTGATGGCACAACTTGGTACCCCTGACATGCGTATGCCGATTCAATATGCATTTACTTATCCAGAGAGAATTGAACATCGAGCGCCATCATTAGATTTAGCGCAAGTGTCGCAATTGCACTTCCAAGAAATGGATCTGGATCGATATCGATGTTTGAAGTTTGCTTATGATGCATTGCGTATCGGTGGATCCATGCCAGTTGTACTTAATGCTGTTAATGAAGTGGCAGTGGCTAAGTTTTTAAACCATGAGATCACATTTCTTGAAATTGAGCATATGATTGAGCGTGAAATGGCAGCACATGAAGTGATTCCGGACCCATCATTAGAAGAAATTTTAGAAATCGACCATTACTATAAAACAAAACCATATGAGGTGTAG
- a CDS encoding L7Ae/L30e/S12e/Gadd45 family ribosomal protein, producing the protein MNQQQILNFLGLAMRAGKVKTGESVILAELKKHRLKLVLIASDASDNTKNNLINKCHSYQTPYRIISHRDDLGDALGKSARVNIGITDQGFAKKLMSMIDE; encoded by the coding sequence ATGAATCAACAACAAATTTTGAATTTCTTAGGCTTAGCGATGCGTGCAGGTAAAGTAAAAACGGGTGAGTCTGTTATTCTTGCTGAACTAAAAAAGCATCGATTAAAGCTTGTTTTAATTGCGAGTGATGCATCAGATAACACTAAAAACAATCTGATTAATAAGTGTCATAGTTATCAAACACCATATCGAATCATCAGCCATCGTGATGATTTAGGCGACGCATTGGGCAAAAGTGCACGTGTTAATATTGGTATCACTGATCAAGGATTTGCAAAGAAGTTGATGTCAATGATAGATGAATAA
- the rseP gene encoding RIP metalloprotease RseP, with the protein MPMLITLIAFIIVFGVLVFVHEFGHMFFAKRAGIMCPEFAIGMGPKIFSFRKDETLYTIRLLPVGGYVRMAGDGLEEAPVQPGMHVKIKVNDQDEVTHIILDDQHKFQKIEAIEVKKIDLQEQLYIEGVAADDQARHHYPIAKKAYFVQNGSLIQIAPRDRQFAHKKPYQKFLTLFAGPLFNFILAFVLLIGLAYYQGAPSTTIDQIAKDSPAEQIGLHKGDTIKKIGNQEINRFEDVSKALSQTKGNETTIVVERNGKTIDKKFEPKKVEIQTSKTSKQTAYQLGFTPTKERSLFEPLIFGIEETLRFGKLIFVAVVGMISSIFTGTFSFDMLNGPVGIYKNVDTVVKTGIINLITWTAALSVNLGIMNLLPIPALDGGRILFVFYEAIFRKPANKKAETVIIAAGAVFVLVVMVLVTWNDIQRYFL; encoded by the coding sequence GTGCCTATGTTAATAACACTTATCGCTTTTATTATCGTATTCGGTGTGCTTGTATTCGTGCACGAGTTCGGTCACATGTTTTTTGCGAAACGGGCAGGTATCATGTGTCCAGAATTTGCAATTGGTATGGGACCTAAAATCTTCAGTTTTCGTAAAGATGAAACACTTTATACTATTCGTTTATTACCTGTAGGTGGGTATGTCCGTATGGCTGGAGATGGACTAGAAGAAGCGCCTGTACAGCCGGGGATGCATGTTAAAATTAAAGTGAACGATCAAGATGAAGTGACGCACATCATTTTAGACGATCAACACAAATTTCAAAAAATAGAAGCTATAGAAGTAAAGAAAATTGATTTACAAGAACAATTGTATATTGAAGGTGTTGCTGCAGACGATCAAGCGCGCCATCATTATCCAATTGCGAAGAAAGCTTATTTTGTACAAAATGGAAGCTTAATACAAATTGCACCGAGAGATCGACAATTTGCACACAAAAAACCGTATCAAAAGTTTTTAACTTTATTTGCGGGACCGTTATTTAATTTCATTTTAGCTTTCGTACTATTAATTGGTTTAGCCTATTATCAAGGTGCGCCAAGTACGACAATTGATCAGATTGCAAAAGATTCACCTGCAGAACAAATTGGTCTTCACAAAGGTGATACAATCAAAAAAATTGGAAACCAAGAAATTAATCGCTTTGAAGATGTGAGTAAAGCATTAAGTCAAACTAAAGGAAATGAAACGACGATCGTAGTCGAACGTAACGGTAAAACAATTGATAAAAAGTTTGAACCGAAAAAAGTAGAAATTCAAACTTCTAAAACTTCCAAACAAACGGCTTATCAACTTGGTTTTACACCAACAAAAGAAAGATCTCTATTCGAACCTTTAATTTTTGGTATTGAAGAAACGTTACGCTTTGGGAAACTCATCTTTGTTGCAGTTGTTGGCATGATTTCAAGTATTTTCACGGGAACATTTAGTTTTGATATGTTAAATGGACCAGTCGGTATCTATAAAAATGTCGACACCGTCGTTAAAACTGGGATCATTAATTTAATTACTTGGACTGCAGCATTAAGTGTGAACTTAGGTATTATGAACCTTTTACCTATTCCAGCACTTGATGGTGGACGTATTTTATTTGTATTTTATGAAGCCATCTTTAGAAAACCAGCCAATAAAAAAGCTGAGACAGTGATCATAGCAGCGGGTGCAGTGTTTGTACTTGTTGTTATGGTGCTCGTCACTTGGAATGATATACAACGTTATTTCTTATAA
- a CDS encoding PolC-type DNA polymerase III — translation MALKDQEKFKILLKQIHMQDYFDQDIIEQGLLTRIDVSEKSREWIFHIQLPRLLKYDDYAVLTHAMKESFQDIANVDWKITVATHQGQDEYLLKYFGDCIDQTQLSPKVKGQLKQKRIVMSGNVVKVLVQNDVEGQHFNKVCNGSLVKAMQRCGFDVDKVVFETDEHGHDDDLASLEAHIQQEDEQSAREATAKIEKMKEQRAKDDNEVSVTRCQIGKPIQVENVRPIESIIEEEFKVAIEGVIFDINLKELKSGRHIVELKVTDYTDSLVLKMFTRKNKDDLEHFKALSEGKWIRAQGRIEEDMFIRDLVMMMSDIEEIKRTPKVDKAEEKRVEFHLHTSMSQMDGVTHIGEYVAQAAKWGHEAIAVTDHNVVQAYPDAHAAAEKHGIKMIYGMEGMLVDDGVPIAYKPTDIRLSDATYVVFDVETTGLSNQYDKIIELAAVKVKNGEIIDKFERFSNPHEKLSETIKNLTHITDDMLRDAPEIKEVLTDFKAWVGDAIFVAHNASFDMGFIDTNYERLGFGPSTNGVIDTLELSRTINTSYGKHGLNFLAKKYGVELTQHHRAIYDTEATAYIFIKMLAQLKALDVHNHQDINKKLSNEDAYKRARPQHVTLIVQNQTGLKNLFKIVSASLVKYYYRTPRIPRSLLDQYREGILVGTACDEGEVFTAVMQKDQSEVERIAKYYDYIEIQPPALYQDLLDRELIRDNETLVEIYERILKVGETNNIPVIATGNVHYLHEHDSIARKILIASQPGNPLNRSTLPEAHFRTTDEMLNDFHFLGESRAYQVVVENTRALAERVEKVVPIKDKLYTPNMDGANEEIREMSYNNAKKLYGEDLPQIVIDRLEKELESIIGNGFAVIYLISQRLVKKSLEDGYLVGSRGSVGSSFVATMTEITEVNPLPPHYICPKCKKSEFFNDGSVGSGFDLPDKTCECGTQMIKEGQDIPFETFLGFKGDKVPDIDLNFSGEYQPQAHNYTKVLFGEDYVYRAGTIGTVAEKTAFGFVKGYLNDQGIHKRGAEVDRLVKGCTGVKRTTGQHPGGIIVVPDYMDIYDFTPIQYPADDQNSPWMTTHFDFHSIHDNVLKLDILGHDDPTMIRMLQDLSGIDPKTIPVDDKETMGIFSSPEPLGVTEEEILAKTGTFGVPEFGTGFVRQMLEDTKPTTFSELVQISGLSHGTDVWLGNAQELVRSGTCTLSSCIGCRDDIMVYLMYAGLEPSLAFKIMEAVRKGKGLTEEFEQVMKENNVPDWYLDSCKKIKYMFPKAHAAAYVLMAVRIAYFKVHHPLYYYASYFTVRASDFDLLTMVKDKESIRNTVKDMYSRYMDLGKKEKDILTVLEIMNEMAHRGYRMQPVNLEKSQAYEFTIEGDTLIPPFVAVPGLGENVAKRIVEAREDGPFLSKEDLNKKAGVSQKIIEYLDDLGTLHDMPDKAQLSIFDM, via the coding sequence GTGGCATTAAAGGATCAAGAAAAGTTTAAGATTCTCTTAAAACAAATTCATATGCAAGATTATTTTGATCAAGATATTATCGAACAAGGTCTATTGACACGCATCGATGTTTCTGAAAAATCTCGTGAATGGATTTTTCATATCCAATTACCACGATTATTAAAATATGATGATTATGCTGTATTGACTCATGCAATGAAAGAGAGCTTTCAAGATATCGCAAATGTTGATTGGAAAATTACAGTTGCAACGCATCAAGGTCAAGATGAGTATTTATTAAAATATTTTGGAGATTGTATCGACCAAACGCAACTATCTCCTAAGGTCAAAGGTCAACTTAAACAGAAACGTATTGTGATGTCAGGCAATGTTGTTAAAGTACTTGTTCAAAATGATGTTGAAGGTCAGCACTTTAATAAGGTTTGCAATGGCAGCCTAGTCAAAGCAATGCAACGATGTGGTTTTGATGTTGATAAAGTGGTGTTTGAAACTGATGAGCATGGTCATGACGATGATTTAGCTTCTCTTGAAGCACACATTCAACAAGAGGATGAGCAAAGTGCGAGAGAAGCAACAGCAAAAATAGAAAAGATGAAAGAACAACGTGCAAAAGATGATAACGAAGTGTCCGTAACGCGTTGTCAAATCGGTAAACCAATTCAAGTTGAAAATGTGAGACCGATTGAAAGTATTATTGAGGAAGAGTTTAAAGTCGCTATTGAAGGTGTCATTTTTGATATTAACCTTAAAGAACTCAAAAGTGGACGCCATATTGTGGAACTTAAGGTGACGGACTATACAGACTCATTAGTACTTAAAATGTTTACGCGTAAAAATAAAGACGACTTAGAACACTTCAAAGCATTATCTGAAGGTAAATGGATAAGAGCACAAGGACGTATCGAAGAAGATATGTTTATTCGAGATCTTGTGATGATGATGTCAGATATTGAAGAGATCAAGCGTACACCAAAAGTGGATAAGGCTGAAGAAAAACGCGTCGAATTTCATCTGCATACTTCTATGAGCCAAATGGACGGTGTGACACATATCGGTGAATATGTTGCACAAGCGGCTAAATGGGGTCATGAAGCGATTGCAGTGACAGATCATAATGTTGTACAAGCATATCCAGATGCGCATGCTGCAGCAGAAAAACATGGCATAAAAATGATTTATGGTATGGAAGGGATGCTCGTTGATGATGGTGTGCCTATTGCATATAAACCGACCGATATACGATTAAGCGATGCTACATATGTCGTATTTGACGTCGAGACAACAGGTTTATCCAACCAATATGACAAAATTATAGAATTAGCTGCAGTAAAAGTGAAAAACGGCGAAATTATAGACAAGTTTGAACGTTTTAGTAATCCACACGAAAAGCTGTCTGAAACGATTAAGAATTTAACTCACATTACCGATGACATGTTACGAGATGCGCCAGAGATAAAAGAGGTGCTCACAGATTTTAAAGCATGGGTAGGAGATGCCATTTTTGTTGCACATAACGCCTCTTTTGATATGGGCTTTATAGACACAAACTATGAGCGACTTGGCTTCGGTCCTTCAACTAATGGGGTTATTGATACACTTGAACTCTCACGTACAATCAATACAAGTTATGGTAAGCACGGATTGAACTTTTTAGCTAAAAAGTATGGCGTTGAACTGACACAACATCACCGCGCAATTTATGATACCGAAGCAACTGCTTATATTTTCATTAAAATGTTAGCGCAACTTAAAGCATTAGATGTACACAACCATCAAGATATTAATAAAAAATTATCAAATGAGGATGCTTATAAGCGAGCACGCCCACAACACGTTACGCTGATTGTTCAAAACCAGACAGGCTTAAAGAACTTATTTAAAATCGTCAGCGCTTCACTTGTTAAATATTATTACCGTACACCTAGAATTCCACGTTCACTATTAGATCAATATCGTGAAGGTATTTTAGTTGGAACAGCATGTGATGAAGGTGAAGTTTTCACTGCAGTGATGCAAAAAGATCAATCTGAAGTCGAACGGATTGCCAAGTATTACGACTATATTGAGATACAACCACCTGCACTTTATCAAGATTTGCTTGATCGTGAATTAATTCGCGACAATGAAACGCTTGTAGAAATTTACGAACGAATTTTGAAAGTGGGCGAAACGAATAATATTCCAGTCATCGCAACAGGTAATGTACACTATTTACACGAACACGATAGTATCGCACGGAAAATTTTAATTGCTTCTCAACCTGGTAATCCATTGAACCGATCTACTTTACCTGAAGCACATTTCAGAACAACTGATGAGATGCTTAATGATTTTCACTTTTTAGGTGAATCTCGGGCTTATCAAGTCGTAGTCGAGAATACAAGAGCTTTAGCAGAGCGCGTTGAAAAAGTTGTACCCATTAAAGATAAACTTTATACACCTAATATGGATGGTGCCAATGAAGAAATCCGTGAAATGAGTTATAATAACGCCAAAAAACTATACGGTGAAGATTTACCGCAAATCGTTATTGATCGATTAGAAAAAGAGTTAGAAAGTATTATTGGAAACGGATTCGCCGTTATCTATTTGATTTCACAAAGACTCGTGAAAAAGTCGCTCGAAGATGGTTATTTAGTTGGTTCGCGTGGATCAGTGGGTTCAAGCTTTGTTGCGACAATGACTGAAATTACAGAAGTAAATCCATTGCCACCACATTATATTTGTCCTAAGTGTAAAAAAAGTGAATTTTTTAATGATGGTTCAGTCGGTTCTGGATTTGATTTACCTGACAAAACTTGTGAATGTGGGACGCAAATGATTAAAGAAGGCCAAGACATCCCATTTGAAACATTTCTAGGGTTCAAAGGGGATAAAGTCCCCGATATTGACTTGAACTTTAGTGGCGAATATCAGCCACAAGCACATAATTACACTAAAGTATTGTTTGGAGAGGATTACGTTTATCGTGCAGGGACAATTGGTACGGTTGCTGAAAAAACAGCATTCGGTTTTGTGAAAGGTTATTTAAATGACCAAGGTATCCATAAACGAGGCGCAGAAGTTGATCGTTTAGTTAAAGGTTGTACCGGTGTTAAACGGACAACAGGTCAACATCCAGGTGGTATTATCGTTGTACCGGATTATATGGATATCTATGACTTTACACCGATTCAATATCCTGCAGATGATCAAAATTCGCCTTGGATGACGACCCATTTCGACTTCCACTCAATACACGATAACGTATTGAAACTCGATATTCTAGGACACGATGATCCGACAATGATTCGAATGTTACAAGATTTATCAGGTATTGATCCTAAAACAATACCTGTAGATGATAAAGAAACGATGGGCATCTTTAGTTCTCCTGAGCCATTAGGTGTGACTGAAGAAGAAATATTAGCGAAAACAGGAACGTTTGGTGTCCCTGAGTTTGGGACAGGCTTTGTAAGACAAATGTTAGAAGATACGAAGCCAACTACTTTTTCAGAGCTCGTCCAAATCTCAGGTTTATCACATGGAACGGATGTATGGTTAGGAAATGCGCAAGAACTTGTTCGAAGTGGAACTTGTACACTTTCGAGCTGTATTGGTTGTCGTGACGACATCATGGTTTATTTAATGTATGCAGGTCTTGAACCTTCACTTGCATTTAAAATTATGGAAGCGGTACGTAAAGGTAAAGGGTTAACAGAAGAATTTGAACAAGTCATGAAAGAGAATAACGTGCCTGATTGGTACCTCGATTCTTGTAAAAAAATAAAATACATGTTCCCGAAAGCCCACGCAGCAGCGTACGTTCTTATGGCCGTGAGAATTGCTTATTTTAAAGTGCATCATCCTCTATACTATTATGCAAGTTATTTTACAGTAAGAGCATCCGATTTTGATTTATTGACAATGGTGAAAGACAAAGAAAGTATTCGAAATACAGTGAAAGACATGTATTCACGTTATATGGATCTTGGTAAAAAAGAAAAAGACATTTTAACCGTGCTTGAAATTATGAATGAAATGGCACATCGAGGTTATCGTATGCAACCAGTCAATCTTGAGAAAAGTCAGGCTTATGAATTTACAATCGAAGGGGATACATTAATTCCGCCTTTCGTTGCTGTTCCTGGACTTGGTGAAAACGTTGCAAAACGGATCGTAGAAGCAAGAGAAGATGGGCCGTTTCTTTCAAAAGAGGATTTAAATAAAAAAGCGGGCGTTTCTCAAAAAATTATTGAGTACCTCGATGATTTAGGAACTTTACATGATATGCCAGACAAAGCACAACTCTCTATTTTTGATATGTAA
- the nusA gene encoding transcription termination factor NusA, with protein MKSNELLLATEYLEKEKKIPRAVLVDAIEAALITAYKKNYDSARNVRVELNLDSGTFRVISRKEVVEEVFDDREEIDLSTALVKNPAYEVGDIYEEDVTPKDFGRVGAQAAKQAVMQRLRDAEREILYEEFIDKEEDIMTGIIDRVDHRYVYVNLGRTEAVLSEAERSPNESYVPNARIKVYVNKVEQTTKGPQIFVSRSHPGLLKRLFEQEVPEIFEGTVEVKSVAREAGDRSKISVYSENPDIDAVGACVGAKGARVEAVVEELGGEKIDIVQWSDDPKVFVRNALSPSQVIDVIVDEENQSTTVIVPDYQLSLAIGKRGQNARLAAKLTGWKIDIKSESDAKELGIGEANNTVSESNHVEDEQHDDVLVDLEDESNEK; from the coding sequence GTGAAAAGTAATGAATTATTGTTAGCAACGGAATATTTAGAGAAAGAAAAGAAGATTCCAAGAGCGGTATTAGTAGATGCAATTGAAGCTGCTTTAATTACAGCTTATAAAAAGAATTATGATAGTGCGCGTAACGTACGTGTCGAACTTAATTTGGACAGTGGGACTTTCCGTGTCATTTCACGTAAAGAAGTTGTTGAAGAAGTATTTGATGACCGTGAAGAAATAGACTTGTCGACTGCATTAGTTAAAAATCCAGCATACGAAGTTGGGGACATTTATGAAGAAGATGTGACACCGAAAGATTTTGGGCGTGTAGGTGCACAAGCAGCGAAACAAGCTGTGATGCAACGTTTACGTGATGCAGAACGCGAAATTTTATATGAAGAATTTATTGATAAAGAAGAAGACATTATGACAGGTATTATTGACCGTGTCGACCATCGCTATGTTTACGTTAATTTAGGACGTACTGAAGCAGTGTTATCCGAAGCAGAACGAAGCCCTAATGAATCTTATGTACCGAATGCGCGCATTAAAGTTTATGTAAACAAAGTTGAGCAAACGACAAAAGGACCACAAATTTTTGTTTCTAGAAGTCATCCTGGCTTGTTAAAACGCTTATTCGAGCAAGAAGTGCCTGAAATTTTCGAAGGTACGGTTGAGGTTAAATCTGTTGCACGTGAAGCGGGAGACCGATCTAAAATTAGTGTTTACTCTGAAAATCCTGACATTGATGCAGTAGGTGCTTGTGTCGGTGCAAAAGGTGCGCGTGTGGAAGCGGTTGTAGAAGAACTCGGTGGTGAAAAAATTGATATCGTACAATGGAGTGACGATCCTAAAGTGTTTGTTAGAAACGCTTTAAGTCCATCTCAAGTGATCGATGTTATTGTTGATGAAGAAAACCAATCTACAACGGTCATTGTTCCAGATTATCAATTATCTCTTGCTATTGGGAAACGTGGACAAAACGCACGTCTTGCCGCGAAATTGACTGGCTGGAAAATTGATATCAAATCTGAATCAGATGCGAAAGAACTTGGTATTGGTGAAGCAAACAATACTGTTTCAGAATCAAATCATGTTGAAGATGAACAGCATGACGATGTTTTGGTTGATTTAGAGGATGAAAGCAACGAAAAATAG
- a CDS encoding proline--tRNA ligase, which translates to MKQSKVFIPTLREVPAEAEAKSHQLLLKAGLIKQNAAGVYSYLPIATRVIHKISEIIREEMERIDAVEVVMPILQQSELWKESGRWDAYGMELMRLRDRNQREFALGPTHEEVVTSLVRDELRSYKQLPLTLFQIQTKFRDEKRPRFGLLRGREFIMKDAYSFHTDEASLMETYQNMFHAYQTIFNRVGLNVRPVVADSGAIGGNHTHEFHALSAIGEDTIVYSEQSDYAANIEKAEVPYYASNTTLDAQKDLEKVEMPNMKTAKQVADFLDVPLENITKTMVFKVNGEFVLILVRGHHELNEVKIKDYFKTDDVVLASEDEIRNLLNATSGSLGPITDRDIKVYADQFVQSINNLIVGANEDDYHYVNANVDRDFKVEAYGDFRFILEGEPLADGSGPARFAEGIEVGQVFVLGEKYSEPMHATVLNQQGREQNLTMGCYGIGVSRTLSAIIEQHHDEHGIIWPKAVSPYDIHLITVNPKKEDQRECADRLYDLLQTQYDVLYDDRNERAGVKFNDADLIGLPLRVVVGKNASEGIVEVKRRDNGESEEVHVDALLAHLEKCSEQIQ; encoded by the coding sequence ATGAAGCAATCAAAAGTTTTTATTCCAACACTAAGAGAAGTACCTGCTGAAGCAGAGGCAAAAAGCCATCAACTATTATTAAAAGCAGGTTTAATTAAACAAAATGCAGCAGGCGTATATAGTTACTTGCCGATTGCGACACGCGTAATCCATAAAATTTCTGAAATTATTCGTGAAGAAATGGAGCGCATTGATGCTGTAGAAGTTGTCATGCCTATATTACAGCAATCTGAATTATGGAAAGAGTCAGGACGATGGGATGCATATGGCATGGAATTGATGCGTCTTCGTGATCGTAATCAACGTGAGTTTGCGCTTGGACCGACGCATGAAGAAGTCGTAACATCACTTGTTCGTGATGAGTTGCGTTCTTATAAACAATTGCCTTTAACATTGTTTCAAATCCAAACAAAATTCCGTGACGAGAAAAGACCGAGATTTGGCTTATTACGTGGTAGAGAATTTATTATGAAAGATGCTTATTCATTCCACACAGATGAAGCTTCTTTAATGGAAACATATCAGAACATGTTTCATGCTTATCAAACGATATTTAACCGGGTGGGCTTAAATGTCAGACCGGTTGTTGCTGATTCAGGTGCAATTGGTGGTAATCATACACACGAATTCCACGCTTTAAGTGCAATTGGTGAAGATACAATCGTTTATAGTGAACAAAGTGACTATGCAGCAAACATCGAAAAAGCAGAAGTCCCTTACTATGCGTCTAATACGACTTTAGATGCACAAAAAGACTTAGAAAAGGTAGAGATGCCGAATATGAAAACAGCGAAACAAGTTGCTGATTTCTTAGATGTGCCATTAGAAAACATCACTAAAACAATGGTCTTTAAAGTGAACGGTGAATTCGTTTTAATTTTAGTTAGAGGACATCATGAACTCAATGAAGTTAAAATTAAAGATTACTTTAAAACAGACGATGTTGTTCTCGCTTCAGAAGACGAGATACGTAATTTGCTAAATGCAACGTCTGGCTCTTTAGGTCCGATTACTGATAGAGATATCAAAGTATATGCAGATCAATTCGTTCAATCTATAAACAATTTAATTGTAGGTGCTAACGAAGATGACTATCACTATGTCAATGCCAACGTAGATCGTGATTTTAAAGTTGAAGCTTATGGCGATTTCCGTTTTATCCTGGAAGGTGAGCCTCTAGCAGATGGATCCGGTCCGGCACGTTTTGCAGAAGGTATTGAAGTGGGACAAGTCTTTGTTTTAGGCGAAAAATATTCAGAGCCAATGCATGCGACCGTTTTAAATCAACAAGGACGCGAACAAAACCTTACAATGGGTTGTTACGGTATTGGTGTATCTCGAACATTAAGTGCAATTATTGAACAACATCATGATGAGCACGGTATCATTTGGCCAAAAGCAGTATCACCTTATGACATTCATTTAATTACAGTGAATCCTAAAAAAGAAGATCAACGTGAATGTGCAGACCGTTTATATGATTTATTACAAACACAGTATGATGTGTTGTATGATGATAGAAACGAGCGTGCAGGCGTGAAATTCAATGATGCAGATTTGATTGGTTTACCGCTTCGTGTGGTAGTCGGAAAAAATGCATCTGAAGGTATTGTAGAAGTTAAAAGAAGAGACAATGGCGAAAGTGAAGAAGTCCATGTTGATGCTTTGTTAGCGCATTTAGAAAAATGTAGTGAACAAATTCAGTAA